TGTTACATGTATTCTGATCAACAAGTACCCAAAGGCTATAGCTTTGCCGAGCGTAAGTGACGGAGAATTGTTGCTCCGGAGATTCAATGGCACAAAAGAAATGTTGCATAGAATGGGGTCTTGTTTTTCTGTTTCTACATGAAGTTTAACTCAACCTCATTAATAACACTAACTTAGCTAATACACACTAATTATGTTTAACTTCAAAGTCAAGTAGTTACCAGTCAATATAAATTGATAAACGACAACCAAACTACTGTTATAGTAGTACTACTAATTATTCTGTAGTCATCTGACCGTCAGACTAATTTTGTGTGTTAGGTTACAGTCTTGTAGTCGGTGGATTGGAGATTGAATCAAAAATAGAAACGAGAATAATGTACAATTTATTTGGGAAATTTGAACATGTAGTTTTGTTTGCACATTTTCACTCATGGAACCTAGTTGACAAGTTATACCTTCACTCCTCCCATTGATGTCAAATGGACGGAGAATACTGTTGGATATTTGGACTACAAATTCTTGGGAAGGGAAGGGACGGTCTAGGATATAGAATATTATTCTCATTTCACTTAGCTGAAATACTAACGGATTTTACTTCTAGTTATTTGGCATGGTTGGAAGAAGAGTAAAAGTAATACTCCTATATTCATTCTCTACTACTAGGGGTGGCAAATAGGCGGGCTGAGCTGAATTTGGGCAGGTCAAAATGGGTTAGATCAATAAATGGATTATTGTTCAACCCAGCCTAAAGTGTACTTGGACTAAGATGGACTGGGTCAAGATGGACTAAACAGGTCATAGCTCAACCCGCCCAACTTGACCCATGTTTTAAAATCATGCTCATCTTACATAAAGAAGCCTTTTATCTTAAAATGTGtaagttgaaaaatatttttcgggtGAGGGTGGGTAGGTGGTGCATAAAAAcgaaaaaacaaaaacagaaaattgaaaataaaaaaaaagtaaaaaaaaaaaattgagaggGTTTGCGCGGGGGAGGTGGGTAGGGGGTAGGGTGGGTGAGTgatgcagaaaaacaaaaaaaacagaaaattaaaaatacaaaaaaaaaagaaataaaaagcgGGGAGGGGGGGTAAGGGGTAAGGTGGGTGGTGGtgcaaaaaaatagaaaattaaaaatacaaaaataaaagtaaaattttttttTGAGGGGGTTAGCACGGGGAAGGAGGTAGGGGGTAGGGTGGATGGGTGGTGcaagaaaaaaaacagaaaaataaaaataaaggaaaTCTTTTTAAGGGGTTTTTGCAGGGTGAGGGTGGGGGTAGGGGTAGGGTGGGTGAtgcagaaaaaaaaatagaaaattaaaaataaaaaaaataaaaaagttaagAAAAATTTGGGGGTTAGCGGGTTGAGGGATGGGtgatgcaaaaaaataaaaaaatagaaaattagaaatacaaaaaaaaaaaaagtaaaattgggacaACTAAGTAAATTTTTAGATAAGTTGGATTGAGATCCCTAtgttttgggtgagtttcatgGGTTATATTTGGGTTGCTTAATGAGTCAAAATGAGCTATAAAAAATAATGGACTAACTTGGTCTCAGCCCAAATAGACCTATGAGCTAAAATATTTGTCGCTCAACCCATTAATCTTTGGGCGGGTTGGGCAGATTAGGCGAGTTTGAGCTCAAATTGCCACCCCTGCTACCTACGACTAGTTCTAGAAAGATTGAAAGTCGACTTGAAGAAGTATCCAACTCCTTAAAGTAAACTCCTTTACTATATATCTTACATCCTTTGTACTTCCCTAACTTAAAACAACCTTTATCCCTCCATATTTAATTCCACTCTTGGAACTTCTCTTTACGCTCAACAAAACGAAGTTTTACATAGAACAACATACAATGCTGAGAAGCACCAAGGGGATTCCAGCTTGCGATACCAAGCACCTAAAATCAATGACTGATTCCTCTCTGTACAACAACAATGTACGAGGTCCGGGGCAAATTTTTTTTGACTACCACAGATGACAGAACTGACCCTTGGAATTCCAGCTTCATGTCGCTCATCGTTTTTAAGAACTGAAATTCCAAGCTGAACTTAAGTTCCAAAACATCTTCTGAACTTAAGAAGCAAACACCATTTGCTATTAAAACAGAAGCCAAATTACAGAATAAGGAATATGCTTCTGCCTTATCTGTACATCTGAACAATTTGGGAGGCATAAAAGCAGGTTAAAGTGACTCCATCCTTGTATCATCTATCAGGAGAAACCATCTTTAAAATGGTGAGAGTGCCTCTTCTCCAATCATTCTATCTCCCTTACAATCATTGTTGGAACTAACTTAAAGCACATTGTGGTAATTTGTGAAGTGCTATCCTATAGAAAAACCTTGAGTTATCAACAAAAAGAACCTGAGTCAAGGGACAACTGTGTTTTAGAATCCCATGTACCCATAGAGAAACAACGCTACTATTCCTCTAGGGAAATATGCGAGATAATGGCTTCCGTAAGAGGGAGAGGTCATTCCGTCATGCAATAGTATTCATCTAACTTGTCCTTCCTTCTCGTGTGCTAGATGATGGAGGCAGGAGTTCCTTTTGGTCATGGTACTAGGAAATAGAATCCTAAAGAGTTTCTTGCTGAGCTACCTCAATTTACTCTTAACCCTCTCTTCAGTTGCTGAAGCACCAAATCTTCTCAGGTATTAACCAACTCAACTTGTTCCCTTTAGTCATATCTATCCTCACTATAGCTCTTACGGCTTGGAAAGCATATCACCAACAGCGAAGTTATAGCTTTTACCTCCTATTTCAATCTGACTGCAGCCAATTTCTTTTTGCAAGCCCAACTCCTTCATCTTTTGCCTCAATTGTCTAACAGAATCCCAGTCCCCATATCTAGCAAAAGTTGGACACCAAAACATATATTTCTGCTCTTTTTGGCTCTAATTCCAGCAACTTCTCAGCACATTTCTTCCCAAGATTTAATTGGACATGAACCATACATGAACTGAGCAACGAGCTCCAAATTGTCGACCTTCTTCAATGAGCCCGGCATGGTTACATGCCATTAAAATAGAGACATATGTCAAGCTCGTAGGCGTGAAGCCCGATTTTTGCATTTCCAGAAATAGCTTGATGACCTCCATTCCAAGTCCATGAACTGCATATCCTGTAATCATAGCTGTCCATGCTGCTATATCTTTGACCGGAATATGGTCAAAGACATACTTGGACATCCCTATGAATCCAGATTTAGCATACATGTCTATGATTGAGCAATGAACAAAAGTATCCTCTATAAGGTGAGTTTTTAGTGCAAAGCAGTGAACTTCTTTCCCCAGCTTGACAGCAGACAATGTTGAACAAGCCCCCAAGACACTTATAACAAAAATTTCTTCAGGTTGTCATGGTATTCAAGACCATTTCTAAGCGAGTAGTCATGCAGTTCTTTCACTATCAACTGCTCTGATTCTGTTAAGCACACATGCAAAACATTCAACAGAGTGACATCATTGCCTTCACATATTCACTGGCACTTTGCATCCTTCACACAAGATGAAATGTTCCTCTAACATCTCCTCCTCCTGAATAACCCTCGATAATGGAATTCCAAGAGACCACATTTTTGCTCTCATTTTTTCAAACAGAATTGGGGCATCAGCAAAGTACCCAACTTTGCAATACATATCCACTAAAGAATTAGTCAATGTTAACTCGTTCGCCAGTTCTAGCTTTTCAGTTAAACCATgaataatctttcccaaccccactTCCTCTTTTGCTGCACATAATGGCAGCATAATAACCATGGTAGTTGCGTCTGGAACAACTACCGATCCGGGCAGGAGCTACAATCAACGAAATTTTGATTGAAACTACTTTTTCATAGTACCACTCCCAACAACGGTAGTAGTAGAGCCATCAGCAAATTTTAGCTCACCCAATGATGTTGATGGGTTAAGTGAAAGGAGCACTTAATATGCAGTTCATGACCCAATGGAGCATCATATAGACAAGACGTCTCCTCTTTCCAGTCATTTAAATTTGAATTTGGTCGATCAGTGCTTGCAAATTAGGTGTAGTACAAGCCTAGCAAATGTCAAGAGATTGAAGTTGTATGTTAAATAGTTACAAGTTCAGCTCCACAAGGAGACGAGGAAAGAAAAACCTAATCAGTAAGAGAAGGAAAGAATCCTTGTTTGGATCtaagttattatttttatttcatgAGCCCCTAAATTGATAAAAATTCAGGCACCAAAAGTTACAGTATCGCtatcattttctttgttttgtttcctGGTCTCTCAGGCATAGAAAGATATTTTCCAAACTCCAATGATTGCGATGATATTTTATTTTGAAGGactttaagaaaaaaaattaaaatttgtaaTCTTAAACATGTTATAACATTTGTGTagctataatttttttaaaattcatgGTATTATACATGAGATAATATTTATGTGATAAAATAAAAGTGTAAAGTTAATTGTTTCTAATTTAAAGTGTGTCATTCTATTTAAAAcgaatttaaaagtaaaatatgtTGTATAAACTGAAAGAGAGTTGCACAAAAACTTTCTTCACTGGTTTACACTTGAAGTGCAATAACAAGTAAACCTGTACTCATCGGCCATCGCTAACTTTGTCTGGGAACACGGTAGCAAGATGAAATTCCTCTCAAGTAAGGAGATATTCATCTTTAACTACCCTTTTCGCTCCCTTGACTTGTAGGAGATCTCGGATTCACATTTCCTCCCAATCTCCTGGCCGTGCGTTGGAGGGCTGCTAGTTTCTGGCGTTGCCTATGGCTTTTCCTTTGACTGCATAGTAAAAGTAAATTTAcattgatgaagatgatgatCACTCTAATGGGCTAAGAATCATTCCACATGATTGTACAGCTGGAACTTGGAAAGTAACAACATTCTAAGACTACATGCCACACCAGAGAGTTCATGAAGCTTCAAATAAGATTCTCTTTATTTTATAATTACTAAAAGAGAGTGGCTTCACCTGGTAAATAGAAGTCCTGCTGTAAGAACCATGCCTCCTACTGCCCAAGATATTCTCTCTTTAAATGTCATGTCCTCCACCCATTGTTTGAAATCTTCAATGAATCCAGAACTGTCCGTTTTTTCTTGCACCTTGGATTGTGAAGCCCTCCATGAATCAGCAATAAAATCCACACTAGATTTTCCACCATAGCAAGAAACTTCTTCTGGATCATCAGACAAAGACTTCACAGAAAAACCTGCAACGCGGCAGAGCTCTGTCCCATTAGAGATCCATTGGGATGCTCTACCACAAACAAAGTCGCTTACACCACAGGGTGCTAGAACCTGACATGTAATTTCTAATCAGATGTGAGATATGTCAATAACTGATTCAATACAAACATGATGAGAAAATAATTGAGGCTGTTGGCATTGAGCTCAACCAAAGGGGCCAAAAGCATCTTCATTGAGACACACAGACTATACGATCCAAAATACAAATCATAACATCCAATGCAAGCTTATTGTTTGCTGAATTTTGATACAccattgctgaataactcatctGAAAAATCTGTTAACAAACTGAACTCAAACAAACCTGTGTCTTAGCATCCATGGAGAAGTACGCGTTGGAGCAAGCTTGGTATACTTTGTTACAGAAAGAGGTGCATAAAACAGGGGGTCCCGCCTGCACACCAACACGTGGATCACAGATTGAACATTCTAACATTTCCCATAAGTGCAAGCACTCTTGACTTGCCTCTCCAGTTGAAGCAAGCTTCCTAATGGATAGCAAAGCAGGATGCGTCTGCGTTACATCGCAGCAAGTTTTTCCGCGAAATATCCTGCAGAGGTTCAAATCTCTTGGgccctttttcactttttttggaGGTTTTCCTTCATTTGAAAATCGAGGAAAGCGACCACCAGGTGAAATGCAAACTCCATTATCTTTACCTGTATTTAAATGATTTGGTGACTCATTAGTAGAAAAGTAGATGTTAGAGCACAATGCCTTGAGCACCCCATTATCAAAGAAATTATAATCTTTTCACGAATCTACAATCAATCAAAAATTTGACGATATCCTTATTCCCTACAACTATGCTTCAATCTCAAACTAGTTGGGGTCggctatacaacaacaacaaccacccagttaatttccacaagtggggtctggggagggtaggatgtacaCAACCTTACTCCTACACCGGGGTCACTATACAAATCCTCATTATTCATCTCGCTCCATTTAGACCTGTCTCAATCCATATTTTATAACTTAGACTTTCTACATTTGCTATTGACATTTTATTGctctaaaagaaaataaaaaagactcCTCGCCAACATCTGCTTTAAAGtaagtattttttaaaaaacttaatTCAAATTAATTGGCATTGCTATATGGATCTTTTTCTTCGATTGTGCATATTTCCAGCTAAGCCTGCATGGGTTACATAGGAGTCAGCTATGAAACTTAACAGAGCAGATTTTCAACAAGGTCCAAATATTCTTCTAGCTCATAGCCATAAAATGCTGCCTAGACTAACTATATCATCAATTCATAAATGTATAGAAGAGTTCAGAGAGGAATTAACAAATTATGCATGCTTTTCTCCTATGTTATAACTAATAGTCTCATAAGGAAGTTGCTACAACAACTGACCTTTATCGTCAAAGAATGTTCTCATATCTGGGTGAGGAAACGAGTAACTTCATATCAAGGTGAGGAAAGGAGTAACTTCAAGAGTCTTTGAGTCCTTTCTTTTGTGACCTCATAGAGAGTCTTAAAGTCCTTAATAAGCagttttttcctatatatttttatatttctatTGAGGTCCAAATAAATTATTTCGAATTCAAACTCGAATGACTAATTTTAGAATGAAGAAGTATTATTAGTCTACCACGATCAGAAAAGGTGCATAAGCTTTACATCCCACAAGGCAAAAATTACAGTAACTTGGCTTTTCTT
This sequence is a window from Nicotiana sylvestris chromosome 3, ASM39365v2, whole genome shotgun sequence. Protein-coding genes within it:
- the LOC138888703 gene encoding pentatricopeptide repeat-containing protein At1g18485-like, producing the protein MVIMLPLCAAKEEVGLGKIIHGLTEKLELANELTLTNSLVDMYCKVGYFADAPILFEKMRAKMWSLGIPLSRVIQEEEMLEEHFILCEGCKVPVNIVLGACSTLSAVKLGKEVHCFALKTHLIEDTFVHCSIIDMYAKSGFIGMSKYVFDHIPVKDIAAWTAMITGYAVHGLGMEVIKLFLEMQKSGFTPTSLTYVSILMACNHAGLIEEGRQFGARCSVHVWFIYGDWDSVRQLRQKMKELGLQKEIGCSQIEIGGKSYNFAVGDMLSKPCTDKAEAYSLFCNLASVLIANGVCFLSSEDVLELKFSLEFQFLKTMSDMKLEFQGSVLSSVHCMLFYVKLRFVERKEKFQEWN
- the LOC104235359 gene encoding folate-binding protein 1 isoform X2 codes for the protein MELKWRFSLMLLLTTSVYLQLPYVSGKDNGVCISPGGRFPRFSNEGKPPKKVKKGPRDLNLCRIFRGKTCCDVTQTHPALLSIRKLASTGEAGPPVLCTSFCNKVYQACSNAYFSMDAKTQVLAPCGVSDFVCGRASQWISNGTELCRVAGFSVKSLSDDPEEVSCYGGKSSVDFIADSWRASQSKVQEKTDSSGFIEDFKQWVEDMTFKERISWAVGGMVLTAGLLFTSQRKSHRQRQKLAALQRTARRLGGNVNPRSPTSQGSEKGS
- the LOC104235359 gene encoding folate-binding protein 1 isoform X1, which translates into the protein MELKWRFSLMLLLTTSVYLQLPYVSGKDNGVCISPGGRFPRFSNEGKPPKKVKKGPRDLNLCRIFRGKTCCDVTQTHPALLSIRKLASTGEASQECLHLWEMLECSICDPRVGVQAGPPVLCTSFCNKVYQACSNAYFSMDAKTQVLAPCGVSDFVCGRASQWISNGTELCRVAGFSVKSLSDDPEEVSCYGGKSSVDFIADSWRASQSKVQEKTDSSGFIEDFKQWVEDMTFKERISWAVGGMVLTAGLLFTSQRKSHRQRQKLAALQRTARRLGGNVNPRSPTSQGSEKGS